Below is a genomic region from Balaenoptera acutorostrata chromosome 9, mBalAcu1.1, whole genome shotgun sequence.
TCCCACACGACTCCTGACCTGTCCCCCAACCCAGGCGGGGTGCAGCTGAGTAGCCAGGCCCGTGGGGAGCGCCAGCAGCACTGGCGTGAATGCCTGGGCCGCAGTGACCACCAGCTGGAGCTGTGGCACCCGCTGGACGGCGTGCCCCTCCAGCTCAGTGACTAGCGGGGGCCCCCGGCCTGGCCCTGCTCACTGCCCGTCCCCCAGACTGACCTGCGGCCGCCTCCATGGAGCTCGGAGGACCTGGGGCTGCCTCACCCACCGTGTCCACCCCTAGTcaattgcttccttccttcccccctttcaAATTCACCCCACCGCCAAAtcatgaagcaaaaataaacctCTCCTCCAAACCAGACTGGACAGCTGGTTCTTTCCCTGCCCATCGCCTCACAGGGCAGACTGGGCCCTGTCCCCCTTGCTCCCACCCTCCAAAGGCCTGCACTGGGCCAGGCCCAGGTCTGCACCCCAGGCCAcagtttccccctccccacccctgcttctTGCACTGAGGGGTCAATGCTCAGGATGGTCTACAACAGACTGACGCACAGGAGGCCAAGTGTAAATTCACAACGAGACCTTGTGCTGACCTATCCCTCCCAAACCTCCACCTCCGTCTGGGAAATAAGCCTACAGGAATAATGGGCCGCAGAGGCAGAGTGAAGAGCAAGGCCACGGAGAAGACGCGACGAGTGGGCAGCACTTGCTTTATTGTCCAGCCGTCCAGGCAGACGGATGCCAGCCCAGCACAGCGGGCTCAGGAAGCGGCTCGCCTGGCCTGGTGCTGCTGGGCGAACTGCTGCATCCGCTCCTCAAGCTCCGGCCGGAAGTGTCGGATCAGGCCCTGGGGGTGAGGGTCGGGGTGTTGGGTGCAGCAGGGCCTGAAAGTCCCCCAACGCCCCGGCTCTCAGCACCGCCCCCAGCAGCACGCAGCAGGGCAGCAAGTACCTGCACGGGCCAGGCAGCTCCGTCGCCCAGGGCGCAAATGGTGTGGCCCTCTATCTGCTTGCTGATCTCCCACAGGGAGTCGATCTCAGCCGGTCGGGCGTCCCCCTTCACAAAGCGGGCCATCACCTTGTTCATCCAGTCCACACCTGAGCCGTGGCAGCGAGAGAGGGCCTGACGAGCTCCCTAGGCCGGCGTGGGGGGGATGGGACCCGAGGGGCGTGGGCCACAGGGAGGGGGGGGCTCAGAGCAGACACAGCAGGCTGGGAGGCAGCAGCTGTTTATTCAGGGTCCAGTGCCCGGCCCAGGCCCGGCGTGAGCCACCGAGAAagcccccagcctgcccagcgTGCTTACCCTCGCGGCACGGGGTGCACTGGCCACAGCTCTCGTGCTTGTAGAACTCGGTGAGGCGGGCGATGGCTTTCACAATATCCGTCTGGGGGGACAAGGGACAGTGAGGAGGCACCCAAGGCCTGAGCCTCAGCGCCCCTCGGCGGCACACCCTCCTGATTCCAGCGGCGCTCTGGCTGTCTCCTCCACCCGCCCTGGGCATCCCGCCCTGCCCAAGCTCCACGGGCTTGTCGCTCAGAGAAGCCTTGCTCCCCGCCTCTCCCACCTCACTGTATCTCAGGTGACAGGAACCGGGACCCAAGAGCTGGCAGGAGTTCTCCGAGAGGCCCCGGAAGGGTTACTAACCAAGCTGGCCTAAGGCAGGGACTGGGTGGGGAGCATGGGCCAGCCCTTACCGAGCGGTCCATGACGATCACGGCAGCCGTGCCCAGGCCCGTCTGCGCCTGCACCAGCGCGTCGAAGTCCATCAGCACCGTCTCACACACGGACTTGGGGATCAGTGGGGTGGACGAGCCGCCAGGAATCACAGCAAGGAGGTTGTCCCAGCCACCCGTGACACCCCCTGGGGCCCCAGTCAGTCCCCAAAAGGATGGATGGTCAGGGCTGGGGCCGGCACACCTGCCTAGCCCTGAGGCCAGGACCTCTGctagccccagccccagctcctgaGGCTCTCCCACCCTGCTGGCTGGCCCCAGGCCTCACCGGCGTGCTTTTCAATCAGTTCCTTCAGCGGTATAGACATCTCCTCCTCCACGGTGCAAGGGTGGTTGACATGGCCGGAGATGTTGAACAGCTTGGTGCCTGAGTTGCGTTCGCGGCCAAAGCTGGCAAACCACACACCCCCTCGGCGGCAGATGGTAGGGGACACGGCCACTGTCTCCACGTTGGCCACGGTTGTAGGGCAGCCGAACACTCCTGTGGGGGAATGGGATGAGAAATCGGTGGCTTCCCGTGGGTGGGGACAGGTTGGGGCGGGTTTCCTGGCAATGGGGTACATCCAGGGTCCTGCTCCGGTGGCAGAGAGCCCTGCTTTCACCCCTTTGTTATTCTCGTCCCCCACTGGACCCCAGATTCCAGCAGGAGATGCGCTGCCTTTTCACCATCCTGCCCCGAGTTCCCGGAAGGTTGGAGAGGACTTGGGTATCTGACGTGGGAGCTGAGGCAGGATGAGGGACTGCAGGTGGCACCGGTGAAGCCTCTATGTTGTTCCCACCCTGCTCTCTGTGTCAGACGCCCAGTGCAGAAGGGACTCAGAAATTCCCTAAGAATGACCAGTGGGGACCTGAAACCAGATCCCGGACTCCACAGGACACAGGACAAGGCCCAGGATCGGGCCAGGCGCCAGGTCTTACCCACGTCTGCAGGGAAGGGAGGCTTTAGGCGGGGC
It encodes:
- the NDUFV1 gene encoding NADH dehydrogenase [ubiquinone] flavoprotein 1, mitochondrial; the encoded protein is MLAARRLLGGSLPARVSVRFSGDTTAPKKTSFGSLKDEDRIFTNLYGRHDWRLKGAQSRGDWYKTKEILLKGPDWILGEVKTSGLRGRGGAGFPTGLKWSFMNKPSDGRPKYLVVNADEGEPGTCKDREIMRHDPHKLVEGCLVGGRAMGARAAYIYVRGEFYNEASNLQVAIREAYEAGLIGKNACGSGYDLDVFVVRGAGAYICGEETALIESIEGKQGKPRLKPPFPADVGVFGCPTTVANVETVAVSPTICRRGGVWFASFGRERNSGTKLFNISGHVNHPCTVEEEMSIPLKELIEKHAGGVTGGWDNLLAVIPGGSSTPLIPKSVCETVLMDFDALVQAQTGLGTAAVIVMDRSTDIVKAIARLTEFYKHESCGQCTPCREGVDWMNKVMARFVKGDARPAEIDSLWEISKQIEGHTICALGDGAAWPVQGLIRHFRPELEERMQQFAQQHQARRAAS